The genomic window TACATAACATTTTCCTACATATAATACATGCAATTTGTTTTGTCTCATGCTATCCACTTTTTACAATCTTAAATTTCTCCCAGATTTGTTTCTCTTTggctttttttctttctcatatCTTTATGTACTTGAATCATAAACATTTGTTCATGTTGAAGATCTCCTCTAGGACATTACATATACCTTGGGATGAAGCTGGCTGCTTTTGTCCTGTGGGAGACTTCTTTAATTATGCTGCACCTACTGAAGATCCAGACAGCTTTGAAAATGTAGAGAATTGGCAAAATGAACATGCAAAGGATGATTTAGATATTCATCACTCGCAGAGATTAACTGATGGTGGATACGAGGAAGATGTTGCTGCATATTGCTTCTATgctaaaaaaaactataatgtGGGGGAGCAGGTACCAGAAATTCTTTCATTTTGCTCACAGCAATTACAATATATCTTGTTCAATAAATTGCTTTATTGTTTACATATAGGTATTTTTTTTCCTTGCATGAAATTCTGAGCATctttttatagtttatttttagtaaatCATTGTCCCAATGCCTAACAAAATGTGACAGGTAGAATGAGCATACACTGATATGAGAAATTTACTTTGTTTTGTCTGCAAATCATATGCTGCTTGCTAAAATTGCCACTAGCTTTTATCTGCAGTCCTCAATCCTTAGCTTCCCTAGTAGGCTGCAATTCACACTAATAATAATTTTCCATAAAGTACTTTCTTATTTGTTCGAGGATGGTGGGAAAACTCTTTGACATTTCTCAATAGATTATATCTTTTACACTTGCTGCAGCCAAATCTAATCATCTCCCCTTTCTTTGCCGCTCTTATTACTGCAAAATGTGGTTGTCTGTTGAATATAATCATTTgttgaatttaaaattaaaccgTGCCTTCTGTTTGAATCTCATACCAAGTACAATGTCAGTCTTTGAAAATTGTCAAAGACTTTAAATAgcttaatttgtttaattacttgtCTAACAAGCTGCAAATGCAAGTCATTCACCATGGGTAATCTTCTTATTCTTTGTATTAGTCCTCTGCTTCAATGATTTACCAAGTCCAACTTAAATCGTTTAGGGATGTAAACTTGAGGTCTGTTTTTGAAGATCCGTATTCTTTTTTCTTGTATTAAGCTTCATGTTAAGTCTCTATTGCACCGTAAGTTTTGCGTTGATGTACTATATTTTTTACATGATAACCTTATTTTATATGCATAAAGGAAAAAGCTCCACAAAAGGGCCCCTGACTTATTAGTGAGAATCCAAAACCCTGATGAGAAAGTACAAGCCTTGGTATCTGCAAACAAACtagatttcttttccttttctttcttcagTTTCATTGATAGCAAAAGACCCTTGGACCGTTACTCTTAATCCACAAGTCATCCTAATTTAGTTGTCTAAGAAAATTGGTAATGGTAGTTTTTCTTAGGAATAAAGTACACTCTCCTATTTTATTCCAGTTCTGTTAAGTATGGTGTTTGTGTATTAATATTGGGTCCTGCAGTTGTTGTCACTTGATTTTTGGTCTGCTTCTTAACTAAGTATTTATAGAATGTTTTTGCTTTTGTGTTACACTATCAGAATGAAATGTTCAGAATCAGGAATCAAATAAGTGTTACTGGTCTATTTATTATGTCAATTTATCAATTATTTGATGATTGTATCCTTTATGAAACAGATGGCTGTTGAATTTAATCtgcttaaattttgaatatactTTATCTACTAGACAGCTATTATACTTCTAGATTGATTAGGAGGTGATTTATACTCTGATGTCCTCAGGATTAAACATGTCCTAAAACCAAGCTATTGCAGAGGTTTTACGTGGGTTTGATTTTCAGAGTTTTGAGGCTTCCTTAAAATTATCTTTTTGGTGGTTTGTGGTATCAGTAGTTTAACATTCATATAGGACACCTTCGTTCGAattgattttcattttaaaatgtaCTGAcatttaagcaaataaaattttgtttcttaATATATGCCTTTTCTATTAGCAATGCTTGTGATTTGACAAAAGATTAAGGTTTTGCAGTAAAGAATGCTAGTATTTAGAAgtcttaataataatttaaaaatgagtATATAACAATGTCTTCAGTGCCCTGTTTTGGGGAAAATAAACTAGTTTTGCCACCCTACTCTCTCTTTGGGTAAAGCTTCAACAATTCTTTCTGTCACCCAAAATATCTTCCATTAATGGCATAACTTATTGGATTGGTTGGGATTTTGCCATCCTTGTCTGGGCAGAATTTGTTGGTTTTCTGGGTTTTGCCATGCCTCTTAGGTGCCCAGTTTAGCATTCAATCCAATTGAAGCTTTAAGCTTGCTGAGCTCCTCGGTTGTGGTGACCTGCGCTTACGGTGCTTGCAATAGTGCAGTATCTTGCTTCAACAATGAAATACTTTCAAGTGAAACGTTGCATATTGTTTGTTATGGTGCAAGCATCCCTTAAGCTGTAACATACTAACATGAGAATATAAGGTTGCTAGATGTCAAAACTAATtgtttttttaactaaaataataaaatataatctaataaAAGCCAGAATTTCATTCTCTTCTTGATTATGTGTACCCTTTGAACAGTGCTTGGAGTTTTTATAGGTTGATATGTTAATTATCTTTTATGTAGGTTCTCTTGAGTTATGGAACTTACACAAATTTAGAGCTTCTTGAATACTATGGGTTTCTTTTAGAGGATAATCCAAATGAGAAGGTGTTCATTCCACTAGACCTTGACATTCATAGCTTAAGTTGTTGGCCGAAAGAGTCACTATATATCCATCAAAATGGGAGGCCGTCTTTTGCTTTGATGTGTGCTTTGCGCTTGTGGGCGACTCCACCGCGACAACGGAAATCTATTGGACACCTAGCTTATTCGGGATGTCCGATCTCAAAAGGCAATGAAATATATGTGATGAAATGGATAGGTAAGAAATGTGATGCTTTATTGAAGGAAATGCCAACATCAGTCGAAGAAGACAAGTCGTTGGTTCATTTGATAGACAAAATGGTGGAGTATGAGAACCTGAGGGAGTGGGTAAAGGAAGCGAGTGCAGTATTTGGAGGCGAGTTTGGCGATAATAATATATTGAAAGCAGCATATGGTGTGGAAGGAGATAATGAGTTAACTTCATTGGTGAGGACTAAAATGTTGATAGATAGGTGGAAATTAGCAGTCCAATGGAGGCTTATGTATAAAACAGTTGTTGCTCGTTGCATTTCCTACTGTACTGACATAATCAATTCTTTATCTACTCAATGATTTAGTTAATGATTTAGTTGTGCATAACAGTTAGTAACACATAGTGAGCTTAGATTTGATCTTACTAATATGATAAATGTACTGTAAGGTAAAGGATAGTTTTCGCTGAACTGAAAGAAGTTTACAAACCTCAAACACAGTTTCCGTTTTCTCTCGTTCCTTCTCCTTACTATTTGATTTTCTTGGTTTCCAACCATCATTTTATATCAATTTCTTTCACATTGAAGAATCTTGATAAAGTATTAGAGCCTCCTTGTCTCACAACTGAGGAGTTCTTGAAGGGATTACAAGCTTGACAGATTTTCGAGTGAAGTTCCTTGGTCACTATGGAGGATTCTAAGAATAAGATTCATTTCTTGTTTCTAAGGTTCGAAAGAACTTTACTAACAAGAAAGTGAACATTCAACTAGATGAAAGTAACTTTCCATTGTGGAAGCAGCAGGTTCTACCTTACAATTCGAAGCTATGGAGTTGAAGCATATTCCGAAGGTATGCAGTCTGTAGACTATACCTACCTAATTTGTTGTAAATGAGCAAGGTCAAAGGGTTAAAGTTTTTTGaaagaattttgtgaaattagcAAGGTGAcagagttaaaattttttaaagaattttgtaTGATCAACAAGATAGTGCTTTAGCTTTTTCGCCGTCATCTGTTTATACAATCTTTTTTAATAATCTTAAAGAAATTAAACTATCAtgactaaataagttaattttgacttttaactcaattatttaatttatttattcaattaaataataatctaaagaaattaaattaattctaagtTATAATGTATCTGGAGACATTGCATTTACGACATATGGTAATTCACACTATCtatttttcattcattattttgtacattcatttaaaaattttgcaatcCACTAAAACTACCATGAATGAATTGTACATTATATACCATTATAAAAGCAACTTTAATTAAGCCTTTGTCAATGACTTTGTCATATGTGTTACCTATTTGTGCTCTCTTTGGTTAAATCCATTCACGTAATTCGATCTATTTTATCTCACCATTGTATCTTGCAGAATAAAAATTATCATTACTTGTAATAGTAATGATAAAATGTCCTAGGCAAATGATTCATGGTCATATTCCATTTTCATAATCTTTACAATGTCAATGAGAAGATACCGTTTACTCTTTATTGAGCTATGATTTAATTATTGTGAGTGAAGCCATGTATACGTCATGTACTAAACATACCAACTTTAAATTTTCTACTTCAAACAATTTACTCAATCTAAGCTAATGAACTACGAAAAATTAGATTTCCTACTATTCCTCTCGCCACAAGTGCTCCCCAAAGAGATAAACAACTGGTTATGAAATGTGCTCCATTCTCATAGACAAAGATCGAACCCTTAATCTTATGGTTAAGGGATGAGGTGAGCAATCACCATAACACACCTCATGGTTAATTTAAATTACCTTCTAATATTATGTCTTATGTATTACAATTCGATCATGCAATGCAATTTAATATTGGTTAAACCTTAGGTAATTAGTAAGACAATATTTGCTTATTCATTTTACTTTACATGCAAAAACTATTGAGGACAACcatacaaaaaatattaaataaacatgtggtactttttatttattcaattagttCAAGACAATTACGAGTATGACAAAATCACTACACTAAAGGCACAAATCTTAACACATTTATGACTCCCTTAATCAACTACTTACCATTGAGCCCTCTTTTCCTCCATCACTACGAGAACCAGGGGTATGGCCCTCCCAaggtttaagatttttaaatttccCCTTTATATATAAACTATGGTcctcctaaatataaaaaaaataccccTCCAAcatttttatagtattaaaaagattatttttgataaaaacaaAGAGATATTATTATTGAAGTCAAATTTGgggagtaaaaattgaaatatgaaaagaGACATTCTCACTCTTGGCACTCAAAATACTTTCCTCATTCCCCACTTGCAAGTTGTGGAGATTACGTTCCCACCTTGGCCCTCCCAATGTTAACATATGGCTCCGCCACTACTCTTTTCTCTTGACTCATGCAAGGCACCAGTCTTCCTAAAGTCTCTATGGTAAGGGGTCTATAATAATATTGCTTTAGTTGACCTCTACGCACAACCAACTCAACTGCATTTTTGATGTAGACGTAGTCTTCCATTGGTGGCCAGGGGCACTATGAAATTGGCATCCATGAGCTAAGACTCTCGTGTACTAGCTAGGTCTCATGGGAGGTAGGGGCTCTAAGATTCTTTGATTTTCAATATGGCTAAGGATATAAGCATATGAAGCAGCAAGAGTATAAGTCTCAAATCTGTTGTAGGGTGCTCTGTCCACTTGTCCTTTATGTTGTTGGCATTGACTATTATCTCTACCAGTCATTTGATGCAGGGGGAATTGTTAGAAGCAGAGAAACGTTACCCCCCCCCCCTCCCCcaagtgtatgttagagtgaggGTTTCTCCTTTGATGTTCATGTAGAGAGGGCAACCCTTGCGCGGGCTATTTAAATCTATTAGGGGGAGTAGGGTTGGAAAAAGCTCTAGATGGCTATACATTTACCCCTTGAAGCTTTTTTATTTCTACATAATGGTGGACCTTTTTGTAAAGGGTGAAAAGTCTGTCTGGTTGATCATTTATCAATGTATACTTGAGGTGTTCATGATCTACACCTACAATGAACGCCTAAATGGCCCATTCATCTGCTAGACCTTTAACCTTCATTGTTGTTGCGTTAAATCTACGAATAAAATCCCTTATATGTTTACCATCGTTGTGCTTGATGAAAAGTAGATATGTTGGGCCTTGTTGTAATGTCTTGTTTGTGAATAATCTGGTCATAAACAGGTTCTCCAACTCATGAACGGTATGAATTGGTCCCTTCGGTAAGGACAAATACCATGCCCTTATGTAATCCCTTAAAGTCATAGAAAAGGCTCAGCATTTTAAGGTCAGCTGTTGGGCCTCTCTGTCGGTGAGAAAATGATTGAGTGGTTTCTTCCTATTAACCCTCTTACTAAGGGGCTCGGGTTGGGGGTTTTGGTTGGTTTgcaaatcttaaatttttttttgttacgaGTATCAATCTCTTGTTGTTATGAGTAAAGCCATTGAAGTATGGTGGGTTGTTTTTCTAAACCTTCATTCTTTTTCTTGCATTTCACAACTTGTGTTGGGAATTTGGAAGGTTTGTTTTCTTAGGGTAGAGTAAGGGTAGTTTTGATGAGGTGGTGGATAGTTAGTATCTCGGTGGTGGGTGTTGGGCGTAGCGAGCGTAGTATGGGTAGCGTGGGTCATAAGGATTATATGAATATAATAAGTCTGGTCTTGTGATTGCCGAGGAAAGG from Gossypium hirsutum isolate 1008001.06 chromosome D12, Gossypium_hirsutum_v2.1, whole genome shotgun sequence includes these protein-coding regions:
- the LOC107945248 gene encoding protein SET DOMAIN GROUP 40 isoform X1, producing the protein MVGNGKMNPSSEAEEEGVKSLLKWAAKYGIEVSESCSSLGLGHCLGVSCFPGAGGRGVAALRPISKGELLLKVPKSALITTDSLLSRDETLSLALKAHPSLSSTKVFTVCLLYEINKGKASPWHPYFLHLPRSYSILAAFGELETQALQVDYAIWAAQKAVTKAKYEWEQAFTLMKELKLKPPLLTFRAWIWATGTISSRTLHIPWDEAGCFCPVGDFFNYAAPTEDPDSFENVENWQNEHAKDDLDIHHSQRLTDGGYEEDVAAYCFYAKKNYNVGEQVLLSYGTYTNLELLEYYGFLLEDNPNEKVFIPLDLDIHSLSCWPKESLYIHQNGRPSFALMCALRLWATPPRQRKSIGHLAYSGCPISKGNEIYVMKWIGKKCDALLKEMPTSVEEDKSLVHLIDKMVEYENLREWVKEASAVFGGEFGDNNILKAAYGVEGDNELTSLVRTKMLIDRWKLAVQWRLMYKTVVARCISYCTDIINSLSTQ
- the LOC107945248 gene encoding protein SET DOMAIN GROUP 40 isoform X2; the protein is MKLCLLHSKPILLSLLPRQVFTVCLLYEINKGKASPWHPYFLHLPRSYSILAAFGELETQALQVDYAIWAAQKAVTKAKYEWEQAFTLMKELKLKPPLLTFRAWIWATGTISSRTLHIPWDEAGCFCPVGDFFNYAAPTEDPDSFENVENWQNEHAKDDLDIHHSQRLTDGGYEEDVAAYCFYAKKNYNVGEQVLLSYGTYTNLELLEYYGFLLEDNPNEKVFIPLDLDIHSLSCWPKESLYIHQNGRPSFALMCALRLWATPPRQRKSIGHLAYSGCPISKGNEIYVMKWIGKKCDALLKEMPTSVEEDKSLVHLIDKMVEYENLREWVKEASAVFGGEFGDNNILKAAYGVEGDNELTSLVRTKMLIDRWKLAVQWRLMYKTVVARCISYCTDIINSLSTQ